A genomic window from Thiomonas arsenitoxydans includes:
- a CDS encoding alpha/beta hydrolase family protein, protein MHTFSLKTALAVSSSALLLAACGGGGGTPTPTTGSADTLVSASATPTAAISTNTIATSSHWMGRYPSGVQQLIGAPVCGVTVYKYTYATVGGENEPTTATGALMIPSGSTAQCQGAKPIVLYAHGTALSKNRDLAALGDPSNPAFGTASRVAMIFAAQGDIVVAPNYAGYDTSPLPYAPYLNKQQQSQDMIDSLTAARQALMQLNLPVSDNGKLFVTGYSQGGFVSMATLAKLDAQGRPATAGAPMSGPYGMLAISDEIMLGHPNVGGTAYLPLVANSYAHLPAGSPQIDLAAMFNPLYADAPTLFPGPVGFAGFGQLVQAGKIPYTAIFQSPPTGNAALDSLSEGWPLGPLGFDPTNYLISTAYRAQYVADVLAHPDGAAPVDGSAPNFTTTAPTPASNPQDPLRQILLANDLRGYTPSMPLLMCGGDQDPEVFWNQDAAAMTATLMNKAQTTNPGLRFATLDLDNQGSPGTYSNGLTSYGLNTVQQQIMQTVASTVQGGFIAYQQGVVQAAEAQGYTAQQAAAYAMESYHTDERPFCTVAARTFFNLYAQ, encoded by the coding sequence ATGCACACCTTCTCGCTGAAGACGGCCCTGGCCGTCAGTTCCAGCGCCCTGCTGCTCGCGGCCTGCGGTGGCGGTGGCGGCACGCCCACCCCCACCACCGGCTCGGCTGACACCCTGGTTTCAGCCAGCGCCACGCCCACCGCGGCGATCTCGACCAACACCATTGCCACGTCGAGCCACTGGATGGGCCGCTACCCCAGCGGGGTGCAGCAGCTCATCGGCGCCCCGGTTTGCGGCGTGACAGTCTACAAGTACACCTACGCCACCGTAGGCGGCGAGAACGAACCCACCACCGCCACCGGCGCGCTGATGATTCCCTCCGGCAGCACCGCGCAATGTCAGGGCGCAAAGCCCATCGTGCTCTACGCCCACGGCACCGCGCTGAGCAAGAACCGTGACCTGGCCGCTCTCGGCGACCCGAGCAACCCCGCCTTCGGCACCGCCTCACGCGTGGCCATGATCTTCGCCGCGCAGGGCGACATCGTCGTTGCACCCAACTACGCCGGTTACGACACCTCGCCCCTGCCCTACGCGCCTTATCTCAATAAACAGCAGCAGTCGCAGGACATGATCGACAGCCTCACGGCCGCGCGGCAAGCATTGATGCAACTGAACCTGCCCGTGAGCGACAACGGCAAGCTGTTCGTCACCGGCTATTCGCAAGGCGGCTTTGTGTCGATGGCCACACTGGCCAAGCTCGATGCCCAGGGCCGCCCGGCCACGGCGGGCGCGCCGATGTCCGGGCCTTACGGCATGCTCGCCATCAGCGATGAAATCATGCTCGGACATCCCAACGTTGGCGGCACCGCCTACCTGCCGCTGGTCGCCAACTCTTACGCCCATCTGCCCGCGGGGTCGCCGCAAATCGATCTTGCCGCCATGTTCAACCCGCTTTATGCGGACGCGCCGACCCTGTTCCCCGGCCCCGTGGGCTTTGCGGGCTTTGGCCAACTGGTGCAGGCCGGAAAGATTCCGTACACCGCCATCTTTCAATCTCCGCCCACCGGCAACGCTGCGCTGGATAGCCTGAGCGAAGGCTGGCCGCTCGGCCCGCTGGGCTTCGATCCGACCAACTACCTCATCAGCACCGCCTACCGCGCGCAATATGTGGCCGACGTGCTCGCCCACCCCGACGGCGCCGCGCCCGTTGATGGCTCCGCACCCAATTTCACCACCACTGCGCCAACGCCTGCGAGCAACCCGCAAGATCCCCTGCGGCAAATTCTCCTGGCCAACGATCTGCGCGGCTACACCCCGAGCATGCCGCTGCTGATGTGCGGTGGCGACCAGGACCCCGAGGTGTTTTGGAACCAGGACGCCGCCGCCATGACCGCCACCCTGATGAACAAGGCCCAGACCACCAACCCCGGCCTGCGCTTTGCCACCCTCGACCTCGACAACCAGGGCAGCCCCGGCACCTACAGCAACGGCCTGACCAGCTACGGCCTGAACACAGTACAGCAACAGATCATGCAGACCGTGGCGAGCACGGTGCAAGGTGGTTTCATCGCGTATCAACAAGGTGTGGTGCAAGCGGCTGAAGCGCAGGGCTACACGGCGCAGCAGGCCGCTGCCTACGCGATGGAGAGCTACCACACCGACGAGCGCCCGTTCTGCACCGTGGCGGCGCGCACTTTCTTCAATCTGTATGCGCAGTAG
- a CDS encoding NAD(P)/FAD-dependent oxidoreductase has protein sequence MSDHFVVLGAGFAALTAARTLRSKAPQARITLVAHKAEFVYLPSLIWVPTGVRKSSDLVIDLAPFLHKHRIDFLAAEVTGLQDGGRTVLTTGGPVENDGLIIATGGRFIKKLPGIEHAIALCEGVAAAEKIRERLLAMDSGRIACGFGGNPQEPTAARGGPMFELLFGIDTWLRRQRKRDKVELVFFNASDKPGQRLGERAVTNLLSHMAKRRIDTHLGHKPLRMSPEGVETEGGLVKADLILFMPGMTGPSWTHNSELPRSPGGFIQADAHCAVPGFERVFVAGDAGSYPGPDWLPKQAHMADLQAKAAAENLLLVMQGQPAQHVPKAELVCIVDTVDSGILVFRDENKTIVLPPSRAFTWAKRWFEGKYLKDYRSA, from the coding sequence ATGTCTGACCATTTTGTTGTACTCGGCGCGGGCTTTGCCGCCCTCACCGCGGCGCGCACCTTGCGCTCCAAGGCGCCGCAGGCGCGTATCACTCTGGTGGCGCACAAGGCCGAGTTCGTCTATCTGCCCAGCCTGATCTGGGTGCCCACGGGGGTGCGCAAGAGCAGCGATCTGGTCATCGACCTGGCGCCGTTTTTGCACAAGCACCGCATCGACTTTCTCGCCGCCGAAGTGACCGGGCTGCAAGACGGCGGGCGCACGGTGCTGACGACCGGCGGGCCGGTGGAGAACGACGGCCTGATCATCGCCACGGGCGGGCGCTTCATCAAAAAGCTGCCGGGCATTGAGCACGCCATCGCGCTGTGCGAGGGCGTGGCGGCGGCGGAAAAAATCCGCGAGCGGCTGCTGGCGATGGACAGCGGGCGCATCGCCTGCGGCTTTGGCGGCAACCCGCAGGAGCCCACGGCGGCGCGCGGCGGGCCGATGTTCGAGCTGCTGTTCGGCATCGACACCTGGCTGCGCCGCCAGCGCAAACGCGACAAGGTGGAACTGGTGTTTTTCAACGCCTCGGACAAACCCGGCCAACGCCTGGGCGAGCGCGCCGTGACCAATCTGCTGTCGCACATGGCCAAGCGCCGCATCGACACCCATCTGGGCCACAAGCCGCTGCGCATGTCGCCCGAAGGGGTGGAGACCGAGGGCGGCCTGGTCAAGGCCGATCTCATTCTGTTCATGCCCGGCATGACAGGGCCGAGCTGGACGCACAACTCCGAGCTGCCGCGCTCGCCCGGCGGCTTCATTCAGGCGGACGCGCATTGCGCCGTGCCCGGTTTCGAGCGGGTGTTCGTCGCCGGAGATGCCGGCAGCTATCCCGGCCCAGACTGGCTGCCCAAGCAGGCGCACATGGCGGACCTGCAGGCCAAGGCCGCTGCCGAGAATCTGCTGCTGGTGATGCAAGGCCAGCCTGCGCAGCATGTGCCCAAGGCCGAGTTGGTGTGCATCGTCGATACCGTGGACAGCGGCATTTTGGTGTTCCGTGACGAGAACAAAACCATCGTCCTGCCACCCTCTCGCGCTTTCACCTGGGCCAAGCGCTGGTTCGAGGGCAAATACCTCAAGGACTACCGCTCGGCCTAA